In Actinopolymorpha sp. NPDC004070, the genomic window CGGAGGCACAGAGATGAGCGGCGGCGTGGTGGACAGCTACGCGGGACACATGCACGAGACCGGCTTCTACGCGTCCGACGAGGACTTCCGCGCGCTGATCGTGCCCTTCGTCGAGGAAGGTCTCGCCGCCGGTGAGCCGGTCGTCATCGGCTACGACGAGCGCAAGACGGACCTGCTCCGTTCGTGGCTGGACGACCCGTACGCGGTCACCTTCCAAACCGGCGGGAGCATGTACGCGACGCCCGCGCGAGCGATCGGGGCCTGGCAGAGGACGTTCGAACGCCACGTCGCGGCCGGAGCGTCGCGGGTCCGGATCGCGGGCGACGTTCCCCATGCGGGCAACGGCGGTTGCTTCGAGGGGTGGGACCGCTACGAATCCGCCCTCAACACCGTGTGGGGCAAATTCCCGGTGGACAGCCTCTGCCTGTACGACGCCACGACGGTTCCTGCGCCGGTGCGTGACGTCGTCGAACGGACGCACCCGCGCATCCTCACCACCGACGGCGTGCACACGACCAACAGCCGCTACGACAGGCGCGTCACGAACGCCCGCATTCCCGTGGCCGCTGACCCGTTGGAAGCTTCGGTGCCCAATGTCGAACTCGTCAATCCCTCCGCGGCAGAGGCCCGGCACGCTCTGGAGCAACTCGGCCGCGACCTGGTCCGCGACAGCAAACTCGACGATCTGCTGTTCGGCATCTCCGAGGCCGTCACCAACGCGCGCCTGCACGGCGTGCCGCCCACGACCGTCCGCATCTGGTCCACTGACGACCGGCTGGTGGCCGACGTACAGGACAAGGGGCGCGGACCGACCGACCCGCTCGCCGGACTCGTCCCCATGTCGAGCACCACGTTCGGTACCGGCCTCGGCCTGTGGGTCACCCACCTGCTCGACATCGACGCGGCCCTCATCTCGACGGCGGACGGCTTCTCGTTCCGGCTCCGCGCGGGCCGCGACCCCGCGCTGGTCCACCAGTAGGTCGGGGCAGCCGAATCACGTTCTCGTCCTGTCGGGGAGTCCTCGTCCTGACGTAGGGTCTCGGCATGCAAGATCAGCCGACTGTCCTCGACGACGTGGTGGAGGCGGCCCAGGAGCTCGGCGTTCCCGGCGTCGCCGTGGGTGTCGACCACGGCGGGAAGCGTGAGACCTTCACCCACGGCGTCACCAGCATCGAGCGCGGCCGGCCGGTCGACGAGGCGACGTTGTTCCAGATCGGCTCGACAGCGAAGACCTTCACCGCCACGGCGATCATGGTTCTGGTCGACCAGGGGCGGATCGAGCTCGACCAACCGGTACGCCGCTACCTCCCCGACCTGCGGTTGCGGGACGCCGGCACGACCGAGACCCTGACCGTCGGTCAGCTTCTCAACCACACGGCGGGCTGGGACGGCGGCGACGTCTGGACCGACACCGGTGAGGGCGACGACGCGCTGGAACGCTCCGCCGCACTGCTCGCCGGCCTGCCGCAGCAGTTCACCCCGGGGACGGACGCGTCCTACAACAACGCGGCCTTCGTGCTTGCCGGCCGGGTGGTGGAGAAGGTGACCGGCGAGACCTTCGAACGAGCGCTGGCTCGGCTGGTCCTCGACCCGCTCGGGATGGCCCAGACGCTGACGTCGCTGAACGAGATCATGACGCGGCCGTTCGCGACCGGCCACCGGATCGACGGCGAGTCGCTGGCGGTGTGCCGACCGTGGAGCGACCCACGCGGTTACCTCCCTGCCGGGGCCAGGCTCGCCTCCAGCCTCGGCGACCAGCTGACCTGGGCACGATTCCAGCTGAGCGACGGCCGATCCCCCGAGGGGACGCGGGTGCTGTCCGAACAACTGCTGCGGGCGATGCACACGCCGACGACGAATCACGAGCTGTGGCCGGGCGTCCAGATCGGGATCGCGTGGCTGCTGCGGGAGATCGACGGCGTACGGCTGATCGAGCACCACGGCGACGTCTCCGGCCAGCACTCCACGATCGCGGTGGTGCCCGAGCACGACTTCGCGGTCGTCGTACTCACCAACGCCACCCCGTCCGGCCGGGAGCTTGCGGAACGCATCGTGCGCGAGACCCTGGAGAGCAGGCTCGGACTGGCCGAACCTCCGCCCGAGCCGCTCTCGCTCGGTCCCGACGAGTTGGCTCCGTACGCCGGGGACTACCGCACCGAGGGCCTCGAGCTGCGGATCGTCGTCGACGGCGACGCGCTCGTCATCCACGGCACCCTGACCGACGACGGAGTCGCGGAGACGCTGGAGTTCCCGTCGAGAATGCTGCCCGGTGAACGGTTCCTGGTCGTCGGTGGCCCGTTCGCCGGCCTGCAAGGGGAGTTCGTCCGTGACGCGGGCGGGGTCGTCGCGGTCAAGCACGTCGGCCGGCTGGTTCCGCGGGCCGCGGTGTCGTCGGCCTGACCCGGCGTACCTGAAGCAAGGAGAGTCAACCCGCCATGGCGTACGACATTCACATCGTCTTCGACTGTCACGACGTCGACAGGGTGTCGCGGTTCTGGCTGGCCGCGCTCGAGGGCTACAACTATCCGGGCAGCCCGCTGGACCAGCCACCCGGCAGTCCACCGGAGGGCTTCGACAGCTGGGCGGCCTTTGCCGACGCCAACGGCATACCCGAGGACCAGCGATATGCCGTGCGCACGATCATCGACACGGTGGGCGGGAGGCCGGACATCTTCTTCATCGCCGTGCCCGAGGACAAGGCTGTCAAGAACCGCTTGCATCTGGACATCAAGGTTTCCAGGGGGTTGCCGGCCGACCAGGTACGCATGCGGCAGGACGCCGAGGCGGAGCGACTCGTCGCGGCCGGCGCGAAGGTCCTCACCCGTGTGCCCGACGGGGTCATCGTCATGCAGGACGTCGAAGGAAACGAGTTCTGCATCGCGTAGCTGACTCGTAGGGTGGCCGCTGTGCAGATGTCGCCCGCCCACCAGCGCGCCGCGAGTGTGGTCACCGACTTCTTCGGCCTATCACCGGCCACGGTCCGGACCGTGACGACGTGGAACCCGACGGTGGTCGTGAAGGCGGTGCTCGCCGACGGATCCACCGTCTTCGTCAAGGCCGCCGAGACCGAGAACGTCCACACCGAAGCAGCAGCGCTGGATCACGTACGGCCTGCTGGTGTGCCGACCGTCGAGACGCTCGGTGTCGGCATCGACGATCAGCTGCCTGGTGGGCGTTGGATGATCACGAGCGCGGCACCAGGGCGCACGCTCGAATCCGTCGGCCTGCAGACCCCCGCGACCGCACGGACCCTCGCCGACCTGGCCGAGTGCTACACCCGACTCCACCGGGTGAGGCTTCCGGGCTTCGGTCCGCTCACCGACGACGGGCGAAGCGGCACGCTCGAAAGCTGGTCGCAGTGGCAGCGGCTGGCCATCGAGCAGGCACTGGCAGCGCTGGAAGGCGCTCACGCGGTTGCGCCCGGATTCACCGATCGGGTACGCGATCTCTGTGCGTCCTTCGCGACATCCCTGGACGAGGCTCCGGGTGCGCTGCTGAACGCGGAGGTCGGGGACGGGGAGGCGTTCGTCGACCCCGCAACCGGTGCCGTCACCGCGATCGTGGACTGGGGCTCTGCCCTTGTCGGCGACCCGCTCTACGACCTCGCACGCTTCGTCGCCGGAGGTCCGGCGGACGACCCGCGGCCGGCTCTCGTCCATCCCCGGTTGCACGCCGAGTACTTCGCCCGCAACGCCTACGACCCGGGCCATGCGCGGCGGATGTTGCGCTTCTATCGGTTCCACATCTGTGTCATCGAGGCGGCGTGGGGCCAGGAGCTCGGCTGGACACCGAGTCTGGTCGCCCGGGCCGAACAACTCCTGGCGGAACTCGAACCAGATCGGTGAGGCGCCGCCGGTAGCCTGCAGGTTGTGCGCGTGCTGTTCACGTTCGTCGGCGGTCCCGGCCACCTCCTACCGCTGGTCCCGATCGCGCGGGCGGTCGCCGCCGCTGGCCACGTTGTCGCCTTCGCCGGCAGCGGCTCGATGACCCAGGCCATCGAGACCTGTGGCTTCCGGGCGTTCGCCACCGAGCCGGCCAGTACGGGCGTACGACCGCGACGCCCGTTGCCCAAGCTTGACAACGAGCGCGCCGCGTGGGAACTGACCGAGATCTTCGCCCGGTCCGAAGCACCCAGACGCGCCAAGGCGATACTCGAGCTTGCCCGTGAGTGGGAGCCGGACGTCATAGTGGGCGACGAGGTTGATTTCGGCAGCATGGTCGCGGCGGAGCGGCTGAGTATTCCTCACGCCGGCGTGCTCGTCCTCGCGGCAGGAGGCCTTCTGCGTAAGGAGATCGTCGTCGAGCCGCTGCGGGAGTTGCGGGACACTTACGGGCTTCCGTCAGACCCGGAGCTCGCCATGCTCGACAGCGATCTCGTGTTGTCTCCCGTCCCGCCCAGCTTCCGCGATCCGGACTTCCCGCTGCCGGCGACCGCTCATGCGATCCGCACCTGCGACGTGACGCCGCGACGTCCTGGCCGACCGGACGGCCCGCTGGTCTACTTCACCCTCGGCACGGAGTTCAACACCGAGTCGGGCGACCTCTTCTCCCGCGTACTCGCCGGCCTCGGTCAGTTGCCCGTCACCACTGTGGCCACCGTTGGCGTACACGTCGATCCGGCCGAACTGGGCCCACAACCGCCCAATGTCCGAGTACGCCAGTACGTCCCGCAAGGTGAGCTCCTGCCGACCTGCGATCTGGTCGTGTCACACGGAGGCTCGGGCACCGTCATCGGCGCACTCGCCCACGGTGTGCCGTGCCTGCTGATTCCGCTGGGCGCCGACCAACCGCACAACGCGGCGCGGTGCGCAGCGCTCGGGGCAGGGGAAGTGTTCGACCCGCTCTCGCTCACTCCCGAGACGATGCGGAGTGCGGCGTCGGCGATGCTGTCCGATCCGCGCTACCGCCAGGCAGCCGAAGCCGTACGCCGAGAGGTCGCCGACCTTCCCGGACCCGAGTCCGCCGTACCGCTGCTCGAACGGCTGACGAAGCGCTGACGCCCGAGCCGAACGCGCATCTGTGGGCAACAGCCGACGAGTCACGCGAGCAGATCGTCGAGCGTTACCGCCGGGCCTGGGCGCACTCCGACGCGACCGTCGCCGCTGTGTCGCTGGACACCATCGGCAGGGTGCCGTGGTGGCCGAGCGACGACAACGAGCTGACGTTGCACCATGCGCTGGTCCGCGTCATCGCCGACACTCATCGCCACGCCGGGCACGCCGACATCCTCCGGGAACTCCTCGACGGCTCCGTCGGAATGAACGAGGACAACGACAGCATGGCGCAGCGCGACCCGGCGTGGTGGGCGGCCCATCGAAGCAACCTGGAGTTGACGGCCAAGCAGGCGTCCCACCTCAGCTGAAGAGGAGCGCCACCAAGTCAGCCGTGCAGGGTGGGCCGGTAGACGAGCTCGTGCGTACGGCCGTCGAGGATCCTGCTCTCCAACAGCTCGAGGTCGAAGTCGGCCGCCCCCGCGAAAATGGGGTCCGATCCGGTCTGCCCGGTGATCACGGGGAAGAGCGTCACCTGAACCCGGTCGACCAGGCCGGCTGCCATGAGTGCCCGGTTCATCGACAGACTGCCGTGGGAACGCAGGGGCACGTCGGACTCCTCCTTGAGCCGGGCGACGACGTCGACGGCATCACCTTTCACGAGCGTCGCGTCCGGCCAGTCCAGAGGGCCGTCAAGGGTGGTCGACACCACCGTGGCCGGCAGGTTCGTCATCCGGGTCACCCACGGGTCACGGACCTCGGAGTCCTCCGTACTCGACGCCAGCAGCTGCGTGAACGTCCGGTACGTGTTGGCCCCGAAGACCATCCGCTGCTCCTCGTCGTACACCGCGAGCCGGTGCTCGAGCAGCTCGGGACCCTGCTTGCCCCAGTAACCGGACCAGTTGGCGATGGCCGTGCCGAAGCCGTCCAGGCTGGTGAAGACGTCGAACGTGTAGGTGGCGGTCATGATCTTCTCCCTGAGCGAGGTGGGTCTGCTGTGAGGAGAGACCGGACGGCACGCTGAAACTCATCGCGCCAGGACGAGTTCGGTCTGCCGGAGATCGACGAGGCAGCCGCGTAACTCGACTCCCTTCCTCGCAGGCTCCCACCCGTCGCCGGAGCGGACGTCAACCATGCTCGTCGTTCCCGGCACCGCGCCGAAGAGGCGGTCGTCACTCGGCTCCAGCCGGCAGTACACCGCCCGAACGCCCCGCACCTTTCCACGTACGGCTGGAAGGGAGTCCACGTCACCTTGGTCCCCGATCAGGGGCCCTCCGCCGGGTGGTGTGCGCCGCCCGCGGCGCTCCTTGCGCGCGGCGTGAGCTAGCTCTCGGGGTCGTACAGATGCCTGAGCGCCTCGGCAGGATGGCACATGGCTATCTCGCGGATGCCACCCGCGGTGTCGCTGAGCGGAAGCTTGTAGACGTGGTGCCGTCCGAGCGCGGACCACCTCAGGGGGATCTCCTCGATGCCGGAGGTCTGTCCTTCCTGGCAACGCGGTTTGGTGACCGTCACCCACAGTACGACCCACTCACCGGGCTTGATCGTGACGGGGAAGGGCCGCACGTCGCTCGCGTAGCCGCCCATCAACTCACCGTTGCCCGACGGGGGCACCCAGCCCACAGCGGTGAGGCCGTAGGCGTGGTCGGAGGCCAGGCCGTCGACACGTACGGTGAACCTGCCGTAGTTCTCCAGGTCGTAGGCGAGCCTGCCGTGCCGGCCAACGGCTGCGTCCACGATGTAGCGGGTGGGTGTCACCCCGTCGGTCAACGCCTTGACCGAGCGGGTCTCCGGGGCCATGAAGCTTCCCGTGGACAGCGGCGCGTAGCGGGAGGAGTACACGACCCACCCCGCGACGACGGCGGCCACGACCAGGACGGCGCACCCCACGACCCAGGTCGCGCGCTTGCGAGGTCCACTCCGGCGCACTGCCCCAAGCTCTGACGTCACAGCTGCTCCCCGGACAGGCCCTCGTATGGTGCTCAGAACATAGCTGCCGTGGCAGGCCTTCGGGCGACAGTTCGATCAAGGGCCACACGAACCCCTACCATGCGCCGGCTAGTACGGCCTCGTCCCGGACGGAAGGAACCTCTCGTGAACCGGAAAGCCATCCTCTTCCACGGGACCGGCGCGAACCCCGAGGTCGTGTGGCTCCCGTGGCTACGCGACCGGCTGGGGGGCCGCGGCTACGCCGTCGAGAGCCCGCACTACCCCGACCTCAACGTCGAGCCCGTCGACAGCTTTCTGCCGAGGGTGCTGGCCAACCACACCTTCGACGAAGGCACCGTGCTCGTCGGCCATTCTGGCGGCGCCGCGCTGCTCCTGGCGATCCTGCAACACATCGACGTCCCGGTGGCCCAGGCCGTCCTCGTCGCCGGATACTCCACGCAGCCGAACACCAGCGACGAACCCGTCCTGCAGGCCGCGTACGACTGGACCGCCATCAAGGCCCACGTCCGCGACCTGTACTTCGTCAACTCCCGCAACGATCCGTACGGCTGCGACGAGCGGCAGGGACGGGCCATGTTCGATCGACTCGGCGGCACCCAGATCATCCGCGACGACGGACACTTCGGCGACTATGACCAGCCGTACCCCACATTCGAACTCCTGGACAAGCTGATCGACTGAGCCAACGAGGCCTTCATGATCGTCTGGCATTGCTTGACGGCTCTGCGCGGCCAGATCGCGGTCACTTTCGTGCTCACTCGGGAGCGTCAGGCGGGAGAACGTCGAAGCCGCCGTGGCGCCACAGCCACACGTGGGCGTACCGGTCGAGCCATGGTGTCCAGAACCAGATCCGCGCCCATCGCAGTACTCGTTCGAGGTGCGGTTCGATGCCATCGGGTGGCGTCCAGTTCCAGCCGGGTCGGACTCCTGCTGGTGGTCTCCATCCGCCTGGTGATGGACGAGCGTAGGTCATCCAGCGGACGCGCTGCTTATGGCGCTCACCCCAGTCGTCGCCGGCGTCGCCCGTCGGACCCGTGCCCTCATTGTCCTGGCCGTCGCCGCCGTGTGCGGCGGTCCAGGACGCTCCTTGATGCCATCAACGGGCAGGGAGGCCAACGGAGGGCGTTCGTGCAGGTCAGCGGGCCGTTAGTGATCATGGTTGGATGTCTCTGGCCGGTCTGGTTGCCGTACTTCTGTGCTGTACGCGAGAACCTTCCCCCTGGCCAACCTGCTCGGGGTCGTCGAGGGTTGGCCACCGCCCCCCGGTGGACGCACCATGAACACGTCGATCGAGTCTTGGGCTTCCACGACGAATCCGTGACGCTCGTAGAGCCGACGGGCAGCACTGCCCAGCAAGACGTTCAAGCCTACGGTCATGCCCTGCGCGTCGGTCCGCTCCAGCACCGTGCGCAAGACAGCGGATCCGAGCCCTCGGCCCTGTCGGCGCGGAGCAACGTAGAAGTGCTCCAGCCACTGTCTGCCTCCGGCAGGCCGGACAGTGACGCATCCTGCGAGTTCACGGTCGATCATGATGATCGACGTGTGCTGTGTGGAGAAGGAATCCCTCAGCCGCTGCCGCACCCGGTGCTCGTCGTAACGCCCAAGGCGCTCCAAATCCGCACGCATGACCGTGGCCCGCAACTCCGCGATCACCTCGATGTCCGCTGCCACCGCAGAACGCAGCACCCAGCCCGCGGCGTGCGCCGACGTGCTTTCTGCAGGCACCGCCACGTCCGATCGCGTCCCGCTCCCCGTCACCCCAGCATCCATGGCCGGAGTATCTCGTACGGGAGCGCCTTACCGGGCGGCGGCGCAGGGGCCCGCAGTTCCCGGCACCAGCCACGCACACTGCCGCGGAGCGGGACGTGATGAGGGTCGCCAGTGTTCTGGCGGCCCTCTTGTCGCGCCCAGCCGCGCTGGCCGACCGGGCGCCGAAGGCGCGGAGGGAAGCCGGCGCCGTGAGGCGGGCGGGCGGCGGCCGGTGGCCGCCTTTAAAGACGTAGGGAAACTCTTCACCGCATGGCCGGTGGCACGCGTGTGCTCCGTTGTGCTCGGCTTGGACAGAGCCGCGCCGAGTTGGCTGGCTAGGGTGACCGCGACCTGGCGCTGCTTCATGGTCGGGTGCCCCACCTCAGTGGTGCCAGGCCGTGGCCGCCCGCCGGCAGTTGTCCGCGGCCCGGCCGTCTTCTGACACGACTGGAGGCTGACGTCAACCTCGGCACTACCGGCGACGCAACTCGGACACGATCGAGTGCACAACGTCCATCTCGTCACGCGCCCCCGTCGCCGCGCAGGCTAGCTGCAGTCGATCGTCTTCGACCTCCGACAGAACTCGCCCCAGTAGCTCTTCGACCTCCGCCTTCATGCAGAAGTAGCGGCCGCGCCGGTCGACGGCGAACAGATAGTGCCCGTCCGGATCGAAAAATCCCATCGTCAGGTAGCCGCCCTTGTAGTGAGGCTCCCTGTGAACCTCTGCGCCTGCCTTCTCCAGCCGTCGCTGCAACGCGTCCAGGTCGACGACGGACAGTTCGAAGGGCGAGAACAACTCGCCCCATTGTTCCCAGTGATGATGCCGAAACTCGCCCTCGGCCGCCTTCATCAGATAGAGCCCGGGTTCGGCTCCCGCAGCCGGCCACAGGAGCGATTCGACTTCACCGACCGACTCGCTTCGTGCGTAGCCGATCACGTCGCAGTAGAAGTCCGTCGACCGCGTGACATCGCGGACCGGCAGTCGCAGGCAGCAGTAGCCCGTAACGTGCGCGTCGTTCGACGTGGATCGAGATGCGTTAATGGGATCCCTCCAGCCAGACCATCCGAGCACACGGGTGGTCACTCGGCAGAGGGTATACATCGCCACCGACAACCAGGCTGAACTACTGCGGGTGTGTGAGTACCTGGGCGTGCCGATCGAGACGCTGTATCGGTGGCGCTACATCGGCGCTGGTCCTCGCGCCGCGCGGATCGGCAAGCACCTGCGCTACGACCCGGCCGACGTGTACGCCTGGGTCGCGGAACAGAAGGCGACCGCCGCATGAGTGTGGAGAAGCGGGGCGACCGTTGGCGGGCCAGATACCGCGGCCCGGACGGGCGGGAGCGCAACAAGAGCTTCCGCCGCAAGCTCGACGCGCAACGCTGGCTTGCCGAGGAGCAGACCCGGATCGGTCGCGGTGACTGGGTTGACCCCGCCGCGCCGAGTGTCGAGTTCGGTGTGCTCGCGGCCGAGTGGTTCGGAACAACTCTGCATCTGAAGCCGCGCACGCGAGATGGCTACAGCCGACTGCTGAATCGGCGGATCCTCCCCCGCTGGGGGCGGGTTCCGATGGGCAAGCTCGACGGCCTGGTACCAGAGTGGATCACGGAACTCGGCGCGGCGGGACTGTCACCGACGGACATCCGGCAGACCGTGTACGTGTTCTCGGCGGTGTGCCAGTACGCGGTGCGAACCGGTCGGGCCCGGGCGAACCCGGTGGCGGGTCGGAAGCTGCCCAGGCCGAAGCCCGCGCGGGAACGGATGCTCCTGAGCCATTTGGAGGTGGGCCGTCTCGCCGACGCAGCTGGTCAGTACGGGACACTCGTGCACGCTCGCCTACACCGGACTTCGCTGGGGCGAGCTGATCGCGCTTCGGGTCCGGGACGTCGACCTGGCTCGCCGTGCGGTTGACGAACTTCCCGGCGTTCGGCGTGGCACCCGGCCGTCGCCGCAGCCGGGCTGGACGGGCTAACGATCCACGGCATGCGGCACACGGCCGCGTCGCTCTACATCTCGGCCGGCACTCCGCCCAAGGTCGTCCAACACATCCTCGGGCACGCGTCGACCATGATCACGATGGATCTGTACGGCCATCTGTACGCCGACGAGATGGACACGTGGGCCGCACGGCTGGACGACACCGCCCGGCAGTTCGACGTGTGGCCAGAACGTGGCCAAAACGACGATTCCGAGGTGATCGACTCGAACCCCCAACCTTCTGATCCGTAGGAAAGGGCACCTTGATCACGAGCTGGCCGTTTCCGCTGAGGAGGTACTCGGCCCGGTGCTCATGGTCGTCCGGTGTTGCACCTCGTTGGAGTCAGGCTGGGGTCAGTTGGCAGGCAGCGAAGTCCGCCTTGAGGAAGTACGCTCCTGTGGTGTCGAGAGCGCTTGAAGGCTTCCTAGATCTTGCGGCACCATCAAGGCAGATGGGATGCGCCTGTTGAATGGCGGCTCCAGGTCGGGCGTCGCAACCAACCTCTCACTCTGCAGGCGGCTCCTCATTCGCTTCTACGGCGTTCGATGCTGATCTCGATCACGGGGGTGGCAGCGTGGCCGGGATTGCCGGAAGGGCGTTGGAGGGGCCGGTGAGCCCGTGCGGTCTGCTTCGCACTGGTCTGGATGCTAATCCTGATAGGCTCGCGCTGATCTCGGCGGATACGCGCTGGACGTGGCGCAGGCTCGATGACCTTAGCAATCGCTTGGCTGCGGGTTTGCTGGGTCTGGGACTGAACCCCGGTGATCGGGTCGCTTCGCTCATGCCGAATCGTCCTGCACTCATCGTTCACTACCTCGCCTGTTTCAAGGCGGGCCTGGTCGCAACGCCCCTCAATTACCGTTACATGGCACCGGAGATCGATCACGCCCTGGCGGTCAGCAAAGCCCGCGCGCTGCTCGCGCACGCCGAGCGGGAGGAGGATCTCGCCGCAAGCCAGCTCGCCCGACAGCTGCCGTTGGGCACCATCAGCTACGGCGGCGGACGAGGAGCGGGTCCGGTTTTCGACGAGCTGATCGAGGGACAGGCTGTATCTTCGCCTCCGCCGCCTCCTCCTCCGGCGGCGCCGGCCGTGATCTTCTTTACCTCAGGGAGTACCGGGCGCCCGAAGGGGGTCACGCATACCCACGAGACTCTCGGCTGGATGTTGGCCATCGGGGCGGCAGGGCTCGAATTCAGCCCGGACGATCTGCTGTTGGCTGGTTCGTCGCTGTCGCACCTCGGTGCGTTCTACCTGTCGTTCGCCTCGCTGAGCGTGGGCGCAGGCGTGATTGTGGCCCACACGTTCGATGCAGACGAGTTGCTCCCGCTGCTGCGCGAAGACCGCCCGACGGTGCTGTCGATGCTTCCTTCGAAACTGTCCGCGCTGACCCGCGACCACGGCGCCCGGCACGACGACTTCGCCTCGCTGCGGCTGTGCCGGGCGGCGGGTGACACCGTCTCCGCGGAGCTGGGGCGGGAGTTCACCGCGCTGAGCGGGTTGGTGATCGACGAGGCCTACGGCATGACAGAAGTCGGGCTGGCGACCGTGAGCCCGCCGTCAGGTCGGATCAAGCTCGGTTCGGTCGGGCAAGTGGTTCCCGCGGTCTCGCTGTCAATCCAGAACGAGGACGGCGAGGAGCTGCCGGCCGGGAGTGCAGGCCGCTTGTGG contains:
- a CDS encoding sensor histidine kinase, which encodes MSGGVVDSYAGHMHETGFYASDEDFRALIVPFVEEGLAAGEPVVIGYDERKTDLLRSWLDDPYAVTFQTGGSMYATPARAIGAWQRTFERHVAAGASRVRIAGDVPHAGNGGCFEGWDRYESALNTVWGKFPVDSLCLYDATTVPAPVRDVVERTHPRILTTDGVHTTNSRYDRRVTNARIPVAADPLEASVPNVELVNPSAAEARHALEQLGRDLVRDSKLDDLLFGISEAVTNARLHGVPPTTVRIWSTDDRLVADVQDKGRGPTDPLAGLVPMSSTTFGTGLGLWVTHLLDIDAALISTADGFSFRLRAGRDPALVHQ
- a CDS encoding serine hydrolase — translated: MQDQPTVLDDVVEAAQELGVPGVAVGVDHGGKRETFTHGVTSIERGRPVDEATLFQIGSTAKTFTATAIMVLVDQGRIELDQPVRRYLPDLRLRDAGTTETLTVGQLLNHTAGWDGGDVWTDTGEGDDALERSAALLAGLPQQFTPGTDASYNNAAFVLAGRVVEKVTGETFERALARLVLDPLGMAQTLTSLNEIMTRPFATGHRIDGESLAVCRPWSDPRGYLPAGARLASSLGDQLTWARFQLSDGRSPEGTRVLSEQLLRAMHTPTTNHELWPGVQIGIAWLLREIDGVRLIEHHGDVSGQHSTIAVVPEHDFAVVVLTNATPSGRELAERIVRETLESRLGLAEPPPEPLSLGPDELAPYAGDYRTEGLELRIVVDGDALVIHGTLTDDGVAETLEFPSRMLPGERFLVVGGPFAGLQGEFVRDAGGVVAVKHVGRLVPRAAVSSA
- a CDS encoding VOC family protein translates to MAYDIHIVFDCHDVDRVSRFWLAALEGYNYPGSPLDQPPGSPPEGFDSWAAFADANGIPEDQRYAVRTIIDTVGGRPDIFFIAVPEDKAVKNRLHLDIKVSRGLPADQVRMRQDAEAERLVAAGAKVLTRVPDGVIVMQDVEGNEFCIA
- a CDS encoding aminoglycoside phosphotransferase family protein, which produces MSPAHQRAASVVTDFFGLSPATVRTVTTWNPTVVVKAVLADGSTVFVKAAETENVHTEAAALDHVRPAGVPTVETLGVGIDDQLPGGRWMITSAAPGRTLESVGLQTPATARTLADLAECYTRLHRVRLPGFGPLTDDGRSGTLESWSQWQRLAIEQALAALEGAHAVAPGFTDRVRDLCASFATSLDEAPGALLNAEVGDGEAFVDPATGAVTAIVDWGSALVGDPLYDLARFVAGGPADDPRPALVHPRLHAEYFARNAYDPGHARRMLRFYRFHICVIEAAWGQELGWTPSLVARAEQLLAELEPDR
- a CDS encoding nucleotide disphospho-sugar-binding domain-containing protein — translated: MRVLFTFVGGPGHLLPLVPIARAVAAAGHVVAFAGSGSMTQAIETCGFRAFATEPASTGVRPRRPLPKLDNERAAWELTEIFARSEAPRRAKAILELAREWEPDVIVGDEVDFGSMVAAERLSIPHAGVLVLAAGGLLRKEIVVEPLRELRDTYGLPSDPELAMLDSDLVLSPVPPSFRDPDFPLPATAHAIRTCDVTPRRPGRPDGPLVYFTLGTEFNTESGDLFSRVLAGLGQLPVTTVATVGVHVDPAELGPQPPNVRVRQYVPQGELLPTCDLVVSHGGSGTVIGALAHGVPCLLIPLGADQPHNAARCAALGAGEVFDPLSLTPETMRSAASAMLSDPRYRQAAEAVRREVADLPGPESAVPLLERLTKR
- a CDS encoding DUF664 domain-containing protein; the protein is MWATADESREQIVERYRRAWAHSDATVAAVSLDTIGRVPWWPSDDNELTLHHALVRVIADTHRHAGHADILRELLDGSVGMNEDNDSMAQRDPAWWAAHRSNLELTAKQASHLS
- a CDS encoding dihydrofolate reductase family protein translates to MTATYTFDVFTSLDGFGTAIANWSGYWGKQGPELLEHRLAVYDEEQRMVFGANTYRTFTQLLASSTEDSEVRDPWVTRMTNLPATVVSTTLDGPLDWPDATLVKGDAVDVVARLKEESDVPLRSHGSLSMNRALMAAGLVDRVQVTLFPVITGQTGSDPIFAGAADFDLELLESRILDGRTHELVYRPTLHG
- a CDS encoding DUF6578 domain-containing protein, whose translation is MPSCRGAQASVRPRELAHAARKERRGRRTPPGGGPLIGDQGDVDSLPAVRGKVRGVRAVYCRLEPSDDRLFGAVPGTTSMVDVRSGDGWEPARKGVELRGCLVDLRQTELVLAR
- a CDS encoding alpha/beta hydrolase — its product is MNRKAILFHGTGANPEVVWLPWLRDRLGGRGYAVESPHYPDLNVEPVDSFLPRVLANHTFDEGTVLVGHSGGAALLLAILQHIDVPVAQAVLVAGYSTQPNTSDEPVLQAAYDWTAIKAHVRDLYFVNSRNDPYGCDERQGRAMFDRLGGTQIIRDDGHFGDYDQPYPTFELLDKLID
- a CDS encoding GNAT family N-acetyltransferase; translation: MDAGVTGSGTRSDVAVPAESTSAHAAGWVLRSAVAADIEVIAELRATVMRADLERLGRYDEHRVRQRLRDSFSTQHTSIIMIDRELAGCVTVRPAGGRQWLEHFYVAPRRQGRGLGSAVLRTVLERTDAQGMTVGLNVLLGSAARRLYERHGFVVEAQDSIDVFMVRPPGGGGQPSTTPSRLARGKVLAYSTEVRQPDRPETSNHDH
- a CDS encoding VOC family protein, which encodes MTTRVLGWSGWRDPINASRSTSNDAHVTGYCCLRLPVRDVTRSTDFYCDVIGYARSESVGEVESLLWPAAGAEPGLYLMKAAEGEFRHHHWEQWGELFSPFELSVVDLDALQRRLEKAGAEVHREPHYKGGYLTMGFFDPDGHYLFAVDRRGRYFCMKAEVEELLGRVLSEVEDDRLQLACAATGARDEMDVVHSIVSELRRR
- a CDS encoding helix-turn-helix domain-containing protein, which translates into the protein MCEYLGVPIETLYRWRYIGAGPRAARIGKHLRYDPADVYAWVAEQKATAA